The Culex quinquefasciatus strain JHB chromosome 2, VPISU_Cqui_1.0_pri_paternal, whole genome shotgun sequence genome contains the following window.
ACAAGAGCATTAATGTTTCTGCCTCTATTGATGCACAGTAGGACGAAGGGATCCCTTAAGCTGAAATCGACAAACCCCTTACAACCACCCACTTTTCAAGTATCAGTACTTTGAAGACGATCGCGACGCCAAAGCCCTAGCCTACGGAATACAGGTCGCGATCAACATAACCCGCCAGAAACCCTTCGTTGACATGGGAGTAGAGCTGTACGCCGTCAAACTGCCAGGCTGTGAGTCGTTTCAGTTCGAGACATTCGAGTACTGGGAGTGCCACGTGAGAGTTCTTACGCTCAACTTTTACCACTACGTACGTGCACCGTAAATTACGCGATCATTAAGCAATAACGGCTTATCATCTTTGGCAGGTTGGCACGTGCAAAATGGGCCCCCACACGGACGCATCGACCGTGGTAGATGCTCGCCTGAGGGTTCATGGTATGCAGAAAATTCGAGTGGTAGATATTGGTATCATTCCCGAGGCGCCGACGTCACACACGGCTGCCGTGGCGTAAATGATCGGCGAGAAAGGGGTCGACATGATCAAGCAGGACAACGGGCTGGGTTGATTTGTTTGGAAGTGTTGGGCACTCTTCTTAGAaacattaataaatttaaaataaggcCTTTTTAATGAGCTCTTtagtgttttaaaaatcaacACACCATTCTAACACCAGTACTCTAGGCTTCTAGTTCAACGTAATCattaaaacaacatttcaaTTAACTACGAAGGCTCGACCAGCACGCAGCTTAACCATTTAAATAACCACGTTTCAAACTGAACTAGATTCAGTTGGGCAAGAACAATCATGGTACGCGTACTAACAATCGTGCTCATTCTGACCGGATTATTATTGAGTGATTCAAATAAACGTGAAAAAAGAAGTGTTGTTAAGTTACTAACCCAACTGGGTCCCTATCGCAACCAGACATTGGGGAATTTCGTTGACTTCTCGTCGGTACTCGGACTGTACTATGGTGATCCGAACCCAAAAGTGCGCAGGTCTTACGACTTTATCGTTGTTGGGGCAGGTCCTGCTGGCTGCGCCGTGGCCAACAGGTTATCGGAGGATCCCACGGTGAACGTGCTGCTGTTGGAACTGGGCAAAGCTGAAATGGCAGCGACTTCGGGCGTCCCGGTGACTTTTTTGTGGCAGACTTCTGCTGACTACAACTTTGGTTATGTCACTGAACGCCAGACTGGGGCTTGTTTGGGTCTGATCAATGAACAGTGCGCGTGGCATCATGGACGAGGATTGGGCGGTTCAACTATAATTAACAACATGATTTATACGAGGGGCAACTTTCGGGACTACGACATGTGGAACGCTTCCGGTAATCCGGGATGGAGCTATAGAGAGGTGCTGCCGTATTTCATACGAGCTGAAGATGCCAACTTGAGAGACTTTCAGAATAATGGTTACCATGGCACAGGTGGATATTTGTCTGTTGAAGATGCGCCATATAGGACGCTGCTAGCTTCGGCGTTTGTGAAAAGTGCTCAACGAATTGGAATTCCATACATCGACTACAACAGCCGGGATCAGCTGGGTGTTTCTTACATACAATTCAACACAAAACGTGGACTGCGATGGTCGGCAGCAAGGGGTCTGCTGAACCCGATAGCAAACAGAAAGAATCTTCACATTTTGACGAATGCCTGGGTAACAAAAGTTCTTATTGATGAGAAAACAAACACtgcttaggcgtcatccataaagtacgtcacgctctagggggggagggggggttgtcgcaagtgtgacaaagtatgacaagggggagagggggggtacatgagactgtgacgtcacgctagactatttatttaatattgaacttttttttaaaatatagctttaaaaatttaatgtttgataacTTTTACTCACAAATCAAACACGATTCAAGGCATTATGAAACAGAGTTTTTGATGATAGATTTAATATGCTTCAAAAAACTGtaatggtgatttttatcactacaacattgaacaaaatttaaaaaatccaaacgcaacctgtaaaaattaaaaacattctcgaatgaattccgaatttcaaaatcatcctttttataaatcatgccacacagtaaaaaaatgggtAAATTTCGAAGCTGTGATTTCTGAAGGTTGAATTTTACAGATTTATTGTtgtaaatttacctcaatttagactcaaaaagtgtcattacaccagaaaagtggtaaaattactcattttcagaggtaaaattacacattttttctgacataaaagatacccttctcagatgtaatattaccatgattttttactgtgtaaaattgtacaaaaacaaGATAGTGCGGAGGGGGTCCGacaaaacgtgacgtactttctgagggggggtcagagccagcgtgacaaagtgtgacataggggggagggggggttaattttggccgattttagcgtgacatactttatggatgacgccttatggAGTAGAATACTCCAGAAATAAGCAGACATTCACGGTCAAAGCCAAACGAGAGGTGATACTATCTGCCGGGGCATTTGGAAGTGCCAAACTGTTGATGTTATCAGGGATTGGTCCCCGCAACCATCTTAAAGAGCTTGGCATCAAGAGGATCAAATCGTTGCCAGTTGGAGAAACTCTTTACGAGCATCCAGGAGCGATAGGTCCCGTATTTTTGGTCACAAAACCAATTGACAATAACATCAACTTCGAGCGTATGATTACGATTCCAAACATCATTAATTATGCCTTTGGAAGAGGGCCATTCACATCTGGAAATACTGAAACTGTTGCGTATGTGAAGACACCGTACTCTCCGTACGCTGATCCGAACTGGCCAGATGTTGAAATAATCCAGGTTGCACTGCAGGCAGGAGACGATCCATCTCCAGGAACTGAAAActattttcatatgaaaagctCCATCATGAATCAATACTTCAAACCGCTGTTCAACACACGAGCCTTTATGTACCTTCCACTGTTGATGCACTCTAGAACGAAGGGATCAATGAAGCTGAAGTCTACCAACCCGTACGATCATCCTATCTTCAACTACAAATACTTTGAAGACGAACGTGACCTCAAAGCCCTCGCGTACGGCATTCAGGTAGCCATCAACATAACCGGCCAGAAACCGTTCATCGACTTGGGGGTCGAGCAGTACACGGTTCCACTTCCAGGCTGTGAAAACATTGAGTTCAATACGTTCGAGTACTGGCAGTGCTACGTGCGGGTAGTGACCACGACCTTCTACCACTACGTAAGGATTGATGTAGGTTAACCTTACAGTCGTTGACCGCATCGTATCGTTTCAGATTGGAACGTGCAAGATGGGACCCGCTTCGGATCCTACCACGGTAGTTGATGCCCGGCTACGGGTTCACGGAATGAAGAACCTGCGTGTCGTTGACGTCGGGATAATTCCAACGCCCCCCTCCGCCCATTTGGCCGCATTGGCGTACATGATAGGCGAGAAGGGCGCTGATATGATCAAGCAGGACAACGGTTTGGTTCATGGGTTTTTGGGTTAAGTTTGTAATAAATTACAGGTATCACTCCCAAGCCTGTTGTTTATTAGTGTACAGACACTTGTTTTTAGCCGGACTAACCGGCCGGCGCAATTAGCTGTAAAGGCTTGGCGATTACCATACTCACCACACACCAGACTTGTTTAGATCCTTGAACCTTCAATCAACTAGCCATTTTCTAGCGATGCAATTGAATTCGGGCCGTTCTAGTTCGTGGTCAACGGTCGGCTTGACCTCCGCTTCAATGCGTTTATTAGCAGTTATACTGATTTTAACCGCACTTGTACTTGGTGAAGTTCGCGATAAACGATCTGTTGTGAAACTTTTGACGCAATTGGGTCCTAACGGAAATCAAACCCTCGGTAATTTCGTTGACTTCACTCCACTGCTAGGATTAAACTATGGAGATCCGAATCCGCGTGTGCGTAGATCGTACGACTTCATCGTAGTTGGAGCAGGTCCCGCTGGCTGTGCGGTGGCCAATCGGCTATCGGAAGACCATAGAATTAATGTGCTTCTGCTGGAATTGGGTAAAGCTGAGATGACCATTGCCCAGGATATTCCGGGgtcgtttatttttcaaacatcaacCGATTATAACTTCGGATATCTTAGTGAAAAGCAAAAGGGAGCTTGTCTTGGGTTGATTAACGAACAATGTGCGTGGCATCATGGACGAGGCTTAGGAGGTTCAACGATCATCAACAACATGCTGTACACGAGAGGAAATTGGAGAGACTTCGATCTGTGGAATGCATCCGGCAATCCGGGTTGGAGCTACAAAGAAGTGTTACCGTACTTCATCCGAGCTGAAGATGCCAACTTGCGAGACTTTCAGCACAATGGATACCATGGTAAAAGAGGCTACTTGTCAGTCGAAGACTCGCCGTACAGAACCCTACTAGCTCCTGCTTTCGTGAAAAGTGCTCAACGAACCGGACTTCCATACATCGATTACAACAGCCGGGATCAGTTGGGTGTATCATACTTTCAGTTCACGACGCGACGTGGTTTGCGATGGTCGGCAGCACGAGGATTGCTAAACCCAATTAAACGTCGCAATAATCTTCACGTGCTCGCGGGAGCTTGGGCTACAAAAGTTCTTATAGACGAGAGTTCAAACAAAGCTTATGGGGTTGAATATACCAGAAATAAGCGAACATTTACGGCTTTAGCGAAACGTGAAGTCATTTTATCAGCTGGAGCATTTGGAAGTGCTAAACTACTCATGCTATCTGGCATTGGACCTAGAAAACACTTGAAGGAGTTAGGCATCAAGAGGATCAAGTCTTTGCCGGTTGGTGAAACTCTATACGAACATCCGGGTGCAATTGGACCCGTTTTTACTGTTTCGAAGCCAATCGATAAAAACATCAACTTTGAACGTCTTATCACTGTACCTAACGTGATCAGCTACGTCTTTGGTAAAGGACCGTTCACGTCGGCGTTCTGTGAAGCAGTGGCGTACGTGAAGACACCGTATTCACCATACTCTGATCCGGATTGGCCAGATGTTGAGTTGATACTAGTCGCGCTCCAAATAGGAGATGATCCTACACCGGGGGGACAGAACTTTTTCCGGGTGAAGAGTTCTATCCTTAACAACTATTTCCGACCTCTTTACAATACCCGGGCCTTCATGTATCTTCCCATGCTGATGCACACAAGGACGAAGGGATCCATGAAGTTGAAGTCCACCAATCCGTACGACCACCCAGATTTCAAGTACCAATACTTTGAAGACGAACGCGACTTGAAGGCCATCGCACATGGAATACTAACTGCCATCAACATCACCGCCCAAAAGCCCTTCCGCGACTTGGGGGTCAAACTGTACACGGTTCCGCTGCCGGGCTGtgaaagtttcaagttcaactcCTTCGATTACTGGCAGTGCTACGTGAGGGTGCTCACGACGACCTACTACCACTATGTGAGTTTTAACtgaaagtttaaagtttacttGAGCGTAACCTCCATGAAACTCGTTACAGATCGCAACTACCAAGATGGGGCCAGCGTCCGATCCGACTGCCGTGGTTGATGCTCGTTTGCGTGTTCACGGTGTGAAGAAATTACGCGTTGCCGATGTCGGAATCGTCCCGACAGCTCCCTCGGGTCACATCTCAGCTATTGCGTACATGATCGGTGAAAAAGCTGCCGATATGATCAAGCGTGATAATTATTTGGATTAGATTTGAATTATACTTGCCATAACTTTGAGCGTATAGAttacttttgaaataaaaatggcaaaaaattaCGACCTAAATAATCACAGCCAATACtaagttatataaaaaaaatcgcattaGAGCTTCAACCATGCGAAGAACATGATCGTAAACACCCGCGCAACACAATATAAAGAACATTAATCATCGATCGTCAAACAGTAACAGCTcgattaaatttattagctgaCGCATTACACGCATGGTAGCAAAGCAACGCATGAATGATCGCCGCTGGACTCAAGTCAACCACCATTTCTCCCTGGCACACCCACCTGATTGCAGCAATGTAGTCAACTTGTTAACCATTATTGTAATTACACCGGCACACGCTAATGTCGCATTTCTCCCGGGTACAACCAGTAGTATCATGGACCGTTGTTCTTTCAACAGGTTTTACAGCTTTCGGCACCGCAAAGACCGCGGCTTCAAGCGTTCACGGAACATTTCCAGTTTATTGTTTTGAGCTGTAACTTACCCCTAACTTAACAACTAATGGACAGTGCGTTGCTGGTTCAAAATAGACTATTATCCTCCTTGATGAGGTCGGCTGCCTTCTCGCCTATCACGAAGCTATGCGCACTAGTATGGCCAGTTGGGGAATCCGGGATGATTCCAATGTCCGCCACGCGGAGTCGCCGAATGCCGTGGACTCGCAACCGTGGGTCTACCACCGCCTCCGGGTCGCTCGCGGGACCCATTTTACAGGTCGCGACCTGAAATGAAACAGACAGTCAGCGTATTGAACGAGGTTAAAATCAAGTTAAAATATCGACCTGATGCTGGAAGGTGGCTGTCAACGTTCGCACGTGACACCGCCAGTAGTCCAGCGTGTTGAACTTCAAGTGCTGACATCCGGGCACCTTGTTGGCGTACAATTCCACGCCCAGCTTTTCAAACGCTGGTTGAGATGTTACTCTGATAGCTTGTAGAATCCCGTACACCAACGCTTCCACGTCACGATCATCCTCAAAGTACTGATACTTGAACTCTGGGTGATGGAATGGGTTGGTTGACTTTAGCCGCACCTGACCTCTTGCGCGTGCCTTCAGCAACAAAGGAAGGTACATAAATGCTCGCATTTTCTGCAAAGGTCGGAAGTACGCTTTGTCCACTTCATCCGACAACTGGTAGGCAAACTTGGTCGACGGAGACGAATCAAACCCGAACGTTAGATACGACTGCATAATCTCTACATCGGGCAGGTCCGGGTCAGGATCCTCCGCCACTGGCGATCGCACGTACAGCAAACTCTCCACCGAATTCGACGTCATTGGTCCGCTTCCATTCCTGAACCTCATAAACTCACTCATCGTTGCAACCTGCTCCAGACTCCTCAACCCATCCGGATCATTGTTAACGACGAAAACTGGCCCGAACACCCCACCATGCTCCGTAACTTGCTCCCCCACCGGCAAGTCCTTCAACACCTTAATCCCAAACCTCTGCAGTTGCTTTGACGGTCCTACGCCCGATAACATCAGCAGCTTGGCACTCTCGAACGCCCCAGCCGACAGTATCACCTCCCTCCGGGCGTTGACCACGTAGCTACGCCTCTCGCGTACAAACTGAACCCCGGTGGCTTCCTTCGTACGGGAATCGATCAGAACCTTGGTCGCCCACGAGCGCGTCATTATGTGCAAATTAGGCCGATGGACGATGTCCTTGAGGTAGGAGTTGCCCCCGGTGGCGCGGCGTCCGTTGCGGGTGTGGGCCTGCAGGAACGAAACTCCGATCAGATCGCCCGAGTTGTAATCCAGATAGCGGTAGCCGGCCTGCTGGGCGCCCGCGACGAAGGCTTCGGCGATTTTAGATCTGGTGATGGAATgaaatgaattaaataaaaagttaaataacatTGGAATTTTTTGGCTTTTTTCTGATGTATTAAGTATTAAGACACTGAATCCTGGttacaaggactattgtatcgGAGTTAAAGCATATACAATAGTCATAACTGAGCGGTGTTATGAATGTATTAATAAGAAATTCAGTTAAGAAGGTAAGATTTCTAATATTGAAAAGCATTAATCaaggctacacagaaaaaaaatatggtaatattcatcaggaaattgtgacagattttgtgtcaaaaaaaaatgattaattttacctcagaaaatgatgaattttcatcagtttttgatgaatattcatcaggttcacatttttacacatttttacacattttttatgttatattcaagctaccaaattttcaacattccaaaattaaacttttttttctgtgtaggtttactccaaaaaaattgttgataaaAATGCGCATCCATTTTCTATCCAAATCATAGTAAGTACAATTCACAAAAAGAATCCACCTTTCAAGAGTTCAAAGTTAAGGATTTAGTACAGATTTAGTGTAGCTTATacgttttgtcaaaaaaaatataatattttttttaaagagattataaataatattaataaaacaaaaaaatgttctttaCCCAAAACAAAGTTATCAACTCAAAATATTCTGAAAAAGTAGGATGATGTTattgttgttaatttatttattactggcagctttaaaaaaataaataaaataaaataaattgcgtgcctaggtttcaacatttttatgaaaaaaagtgttttaaaatgcattttacacgcgctcagttgctttccaatcattcgttttcaaaatcgtgaaaaatgtacgtattttttttcgcaaaataaaacttttcgtcggactgtacattggtatttcttgaaaatttaaaatgttttcaaaggagttcaaacatgctatttacgattataaacgcaggaaattgcattttaagtggttttcagttgataaaactttaattttcattaaaattttgaagattttcgaaaacatattttttttgccccctgatttttcaggccgaCTTTGGAGAaggggcgacataaacattgaaaaatatttgcaacggccctaatttaataaaatgtaatatAATCGTGAACCATTCAGTGTAAAGTTTCTCATTCTGCACATTTTACGCAAAAATAAGCaggaatttgaacaaaatccaAGCAGTTGAACCTTTCGGCCTAGGGGTTTGTGTTTTGGACCATCCAGGTATGAAAATcgatatcgatttttttttcaagtttttagttttcaatttttttctattttcaattttctttttatcaaaaaatgggccattttgttcaacaaaattgacaaattttcacAGATTTGGCAGAAAATACCACCAGGGCCATATTTTGATCCAAAACGAAGCCTACGTTGATTGAAAACTAAAACAGAGATTTTCATACCATGCAAAAAAACCTAGGTCGATAGGTTCAACTGTATGAATTCTTCTTAAATTTCATCCATCTCCCTTTGATTTCGTATAGAATTGGCCACTAATTATAGGAACTTTTcgcaaattgttaaatttttgaaaaaatataattttaatatcAATTGGACAAGCTACTAGAAaataataaacatcaaaatatggtattttctTCTCACATTTTACAACTTTTCAGTACGGAGGGTGGCAACCAAAAACTGTGAGGAAAAGTCTAAGTAAAAATAATGAGaaactttgcaaatattttcttaagttttttttttgtaaaattactgTCCACCAACTGTAAactaactcttttttttttgtaactgtaaattttgcataaattaatatttactgctgatgagcaattttctacgaaatcggtattttttctttgattttaatttttgtattttttaatccggctgaaacttttttttgccttcggtatgcccaaagaagccattttgcatcattagtttgtccatataattttccattcaaatttggcagctgtccatacaagaaagatttataaaaattcggaaatctgtatctttggaaggaattttgtgatcgattttgggtcttcggcaaagttgtaggtatggataaggactacactgaaaaaatatgatacacggtaatttttttttgtgattttcaatttcactttttgttactaaaacttgatataaaaaacacatttttttctgatgtgttttagggaacatcaaacgccaacttttcagaaatttccagaatgggcaaataatctttgaccgagttataaaattttgaatcaataccgatattttcaaaaaatcgatatattggtcgctaaaatttttaaacttcatcttcatcttcatcgatgtaaaatcaaatttgcaatcaaaaagtactgtagtgaaatttgcataaagtgcaccgttttcaagttatagccatattcagtttttttttttttttgaaaatagtagcagttattcatttttaaaaattagtgcccatgtttgcccactcttgaaaaagatatttttgaaaagctgataaaattctctatattttgcattcctgaactttgttgatacgacccttatgTTTTGCCATATGTTGtcaacccaaacaacccaccattttctaatgtcgatatctcagcaactaatggtccgtttttcaatgttaaaataagaaacattcgtgaaattttccgatcttttttaaaaaaatatgttcattttttaaatcaagaccaacatttcaaaagggcgtaatttcGAATGTTTAGcctagttttagtgacaaaaagtgaaattgaaaatctcaaaaaaaaaatttaccgtgcatcatattttttcaatgtagtctttatccataccctcaactttgccgaagacaccaaatcgatcaaaaaattccttccaaagattcacattttcgaattttcataaatcattttgtattattgtattgTATCATttagtatggacagctgccaaatttgtatggaaaattatatggaaaaaactaatgatgcaaaatggcttctttgggcataccgaaggcatcaaaaaagtttcagccggattaaaaaatacagaaaaaaaatgaatgaccgaaatctcagagaattgcactgatataaaaagaaaaaaaaactttttgaattagaaaaaatagtggaattttttatacaatttaacAAGAATTTTcctgtgaaaaaaatacattgcggTTTTGAGTTCCAACAAGcaatgaaaatgaacttttttttagtttgagaaAACGTTTTATAATGAGTCTAATAATCTGAAAATTGCTACTTAAATAAGTGGCCAAAATCCCTCtcctgaatataaaaaaaagatatatttaaataatttaacactGCTTCATCATTTCAATGACTTTTTGTAAATTGCATAATACACCAACACAATTGTTTTGCAaccaattgtttcaaaaattctaagttttggcaaaaaaaaaaaccttcacgcggaaaaaaaactgtagaaaAGAAATTCCacgaaaattctaaatttaaaatctcttaAACCAgatcttttgcacccagatttttgttacagacattttagtatctttaaAGCTAagggaactatcgatatcatTTGTTATTCATACCCTAAGTTACTATTTCCATAAAGATatacaacaaaaattttaggtttttattataaaattatttcaggattgggtccgtaagttggttgctgtgtacccttaatTACAAAACAACTGTGCTAGTCAGATTTCAAAACAtgctctttaattttatttatttttttgcaaaacaagttcAGGTTTCACTTTGTATTTTTAAGAGTTTGGATCTCTTaaagtttggtttaaaattttgattggtATCTAGGACGAATGCAAATTTCCAAAACATGCAATATATAAATGTCAGCAGGACAGCATTTATTTGCATTGAGATCGATGACACAGACATAATGAAATTGTGAATTTTATTTGCATAGTTGCATCGAGCCAAACAAAAGTTGACCAACCTGACAGAATCCCCTCCCCCTCCTGTACACTCACCTGAACGGACAATCCTCCACCGACAGTCGACCACCCTTGCCGTGGAACCCGTTATCTCCAAAGTCCTTGATGTTGGCATTCTCCAGCTTCTTGTAGTATGGCATGATCTCGTCCCAGCTCCAGCCCGGATTCCCTGCGCGTGCCCACGCATCGTAATCCCGTTTGTTCCCGCGGGTGAAGATCACGTTGTTGATGATCGACGATCCACCCACCCCGCGACCATGTGCCCAGGAGCATCGTTTACCGCGAAGCCCTTGACAACCGTACCGCTGGACCTCGGTTTGATAACCAAAGTTGTAATCGGTTGAGGCTAGGGTAGGACCTAGGAGCGGTGGATCGGAGAAGACCGGTATTTCACCTTTGCCAATTTCAAGCAGCAGAACCGTCACCGATGGATCTTCCGAGAGCCGGTTTGCCAAAACACAGCCAGCAGGGCCTGCGCCGACGATCACAAAATCGTACTCTTTACGTAACTTGGGATTGCCGTAGTTGATTTCGAACAGGTCTGATGGCAGTCCGTAAAAGCCGTTTAGCATTGTCCGAAAGTCTAGCAGGCCATCGGTGAATGTCCTCATTCCACCCAGTAGGAGGAGGGTCACGATGGGAACGAGGTTCACTACACTTGTGGGACGCATCTTGGTTAGAACTACCTGTCAGAAGGCTAGACCTAGACTGGTCACTAAACGAACTCAACGCACCTCGGCACAGGCCCAGTTCAGGAACTTCATCAAGGTAGCAACGATTAAAAAAGGTCAACGTTTTTATTTTGTCTCTTCTTCTTGTTTTCTTCCTGTAACTTCCCTCAACTTGCACCAACAAAACACACTTACAAGAAAAAAACGATTAAATCACTTCTTCGTCCTCTCCCACCCTCAGGGTCCAGATGAAAGCTTTCCTTCCTAAATGGAACCTCTCAACTTTGATCTCTTCAACTACGCTGATGATAATGATGAAGACTGTCCCCCCCTCACTTGATCGCTGGGCGACTTTTTGCAGCAATCGCGCCAAACTCGCGCCAACCAAACGGACGGACTGGTCACACCTCTCGCGATCGTGTCTACCAACGGTCTGATCGCGACGTGCAAACGCGGCTCATCAACGAGCGTGGGCCACACAGTCGGCGGAGTGGCGCTTCTTGCCCCACTGCTGCGCCGTGTGTAGCGGTCAAGTGCGCGCGTCCAGCCCAGCCAGTTCAATCAACGACAAAGACATACATGCAAAAGTTGCTTGTGGCAACTTGGGCTTGGGGGCCTGTGGCCAGTATTGGAGGGTCTTTAATATGTTTTGTGCTTGTATGGAGAGAGATAAGGCTGGAACAGTGTTGCAGGATTATTctagtttcttaaaaaaaatatacaaatatgttattaaatttcttcaaagctTCATTATAGTTACACGCTTTGTTTATAATGCAGAACATATTCTCGAAGCTTCTTGGCTTCTGCAGACATACAAAAACATCAGATTTTCTACTTGGTGGTGTctaattaaaaatacataattaTAACAATTTGTCGTTTCCACTTCTTCGTGCCCTATTTTCAAAATCCCTAACCGGTTTAAAATTCGTGTGTCACGTCACATGTGTCACGAAAGATTGAATTGAATGTTCAGATGTGG
Protein-coding sequences here:
- the LOC6051208 gene encoding glucose dehydrogenase [FAD, quinone] — encoded protein: MGVELYAVKLPGCESFQFETFEYWECHVRVLTLNFYHYVGTCKMGPHTDASTVVDARLRVHGMQKIRVVDIGIIPEAPTSHTAAVA
- the LOC6051207 gene encoding oxygen-dependent choline dehydrogenase; amino-acid sequence: MVRVLTIVLILTGLLLSDSNKREKRSVVKLLTQLGPYRNQTLGNFVDFSSVLGLYYGDPNPKVRRSYDFIVVGAGPAGCAVANRLSEDPTVNVLLLELGKAEMAATSGVPVTFLWQTSADYNFGYVTERQTGACLGLINEQCAWHHGRGLGGSTIINNMIYTRGNFRDYDMWNASGNPGWSYREVLPYFIRAEDANLRDFQNNGYHGTGGYLSVEDAPYRTLLASAFVKSAQRIGIPYIDYNSRDQLGVSYIQFNTKRGLRWSAARGLLNPIANRKNLHILTNAWVTKVLIDEKTKTPYGVEYSRNKQTFTVKAKREVILSAGAFGSAKLLMLSGIGPRNHLKELGIKRIKSLPVGETLYEHPGAIGPVFLVTKPIDNNINFERMITIPNIINYAFGRGPFTSGNTETVAYVKTPYSPYADPNWPDVEIIQVALQAGDDPSPGTENYFHMKSSIMNQYFKPLFNTRAFMYLPLLMHSRTKGSMKLKSTNPYDHPIFNYKYFEDERDLKALAYGIQVAINITGQKPFIDLGVEQYTVPLPGCENIEFNTFEYWQCYVRVVTTTFYHYIGTCKMGPASDPTTVVDARLRVHGMKNLRVVDVGIIPTPPSAHLAALAYMIGEKGADMIKQDNGLVHGFLG
- the LOC6051206 gene encoding glucose dehydrogenase [FAD, quinone]; amino-acid sequence: MQLNSGRSSSWSTVGLTSASMRLLAVILILTALVLGEVRDKRSVVKLLTQLGPNGNQTLGNFVDFTPLLGLNYGDPNPRVRRSYDFIVVGAGPAGCAVANRLSEDHRINVLLLELGKAEMTIAQDIPGSFIFQTSTDYNFGYLSEKQKGACLGLINEQCAWHHGRGLGGSTIINNMLYTRGNWRDFDLWNASGNPGWSYKEVLPYFIRAEDANLRDFQHNGYHGKRGYLSVEDSPYRTLLAPAFVKSAQRTGLPYIDYNSRDQLGVSYFQFTTRRGLRWSAARGLLNPIKRRNNLHVLAGAWATKVLIDESSNKAYGVEYTRNKRTFTALAKREVILSAGAFGSAKLLMLSGIGPRKHLKELGIKRIKSLPVGETLYEHPGAIGPVFTVSKPIDKNINFERLITVPNVISYVFGKGPFTSAFCEAVAYVKTPYSPYSDPDWPDVELILVALQIGDDPTPGGQNFFRVKSSILNNYFRPLYNTRAFMYLPMLMHTRTKGSMKLKSTNPYDHPDFKYQYFEDERDLKAIAHGILTAINITAQKPFRDLGVKLYTVPLPGCESFKFNSFDYWQCYVRVLTTTYYHYIATTKMGPASDPTAVVDARLRVHGVKKLRVADVGIVPTAPSGHISAIAYMIGEKAADMIKRDNYLD
- the LOC6051205 gene encoding glucose dehydrogenase [FAD, quinone] — translated: MRPTSVVNLVPIVTLLLLGGMRTFTDGLLDFRTMLNGFYGLPSDLFEINYGNPKLRKEYDFVIVGAGPAGCVLANRLSEDPSVTVLLLEIGKGEIPVFSDPPLLGPTLASTDYNFGYQTEVQRYGCQGLRGKRCSWAHGRGVGGSSIINNVIFTRGNKRDYDAWARAGNPGWSWDEIMPYYKKLENANIKDFGDNGFHGKGGRLSVEDCPFRSKIAEAFVAGAQQAGYRYLDYNSGDLIGVSFLQAHTRNGRRATGGNSYLKDIVHRPNLHIMTRSWATKVLIDSRTKEATGVQFVRERRSYVVNARREVILSAGAFESAKLLMLSGVGPSKQLQRFGIKVLKDLPVGEQVTEHGGVFGPVFVVNNDPDGLRSLEQVATMSEFMRFRNGSGPMTSNSVESLLYVRSPVAEDPDPDLPDVEIMQSYLTFGFDSSPSTKFAYQLSDEVDKAYFRPLQKMRAFMYLPLLLKARARGQVRLKSTNPFHHPEFKYQYFEDDRDVEALVYGILQAIRVTSQPAFEKLGVELYANKVPGCQHLKFNTLDYWRCHVRTLTATFQHQVATCKMGPASDPEAVVDPRLRVHGIRRLRVADIGIIPDSPTGHTSAHSFVIGEKAADLIKEDNSLF